One Faecalispora anaeroviscerum genomic window carries:
- the hutH gene encoding histidine ammonia-lyase, translating to MKTVILTGQDLTLEEFAQVCREDVPVALSEQAKQNIIDSRKVVDQIVDEDRVVYGVTTGFGKFSDVVINSDECKLLQKNLIITHAVGAGNPFPRDAARGMLLLRVNNMAKGFSGCRMEVVEVLIEMLNKGVTPQIPEKGSLGASGDLAPLAHMVLPMIGLGKAEYKGEILDGGEAMKRAGISVVELSAKEGLALINGTPAMTSTGALTVYDALELLKVADVAAALSFEAHNGVTDALDSRIHVIRPHKGQMDTARILQQLLKGSKNTTRQGEIRVQDAYSLRCVPQIHGASKDAINFVKQKVEIEINSVTDNPIILKDTMDAISGGNFHGQPMALPFDFLGIAVAELANVSERRIERLVNPALSGLPAFLTKDGGVNSGFMIVQYSAAALVSENKVLAHPASVDSIPSSANQEDHVSMGTIAARKARDILGNARRVLAMELMCACQAIDMRGDKGMGAGTKPAYDTIRSLVTKLEEDRPLYEDINLCESTIIDGSLISHVEKGASEIEM from the coding sequence ATGAAAACTGTTATTTTGACCGGCCAGGATCTAACCCTGGAAGAATTCGCGCAGGTTTGCCGCGAGGACGTGCCTGTTGCTTTGTCTGAACAGGCGAAACAGAATATTATCGATTCCCGCAAGGTTGTGGATCAAATTGTTGATGAAGATCGCGTTGTTTACGGCGTAACCACCGGATTCGGAAAATTCAGCGATGTTGTCATCAACAGCGATGAATGCAAGCTGCTCCAGAAAAACCTGATCATCACCCACGCGGTTGGCGCCGGCAATCCGTTCCCGCGCGATGCGGCCCGCGGAATGCTGCTGCTCCGTGTTAACAATATGGCCAAGGGCTTTTCCGGCTGCCGTATGGAGGTTGTCGAGGTCCTGATCGAAATGCTCAACAAGGGCGTTACCCCTCAGATTCCCGAAAAGGGTTCTTTGGGCGCTTCCGGTGACCTGGCTCCTTTGGCTCACATGGTTCTGCCGATGATCGGCCTTGGTAAAGCAGAATACAAGGGCGAAATTCTGGACGGCGGCGAAGCAATGAAGCGTGCAGGTATCTCCGTAGTGGAGCTGAGCGCAAAAGAGGGTTTGGCACTGATCAATGGTACTCCGGCTATGACCTCCACTGGCGCCTTGACCGTCTATGATGCTCTGGAGCTGCTGAAGGTTGCCGACGTTGCGGCTGCTCTGAGCTTTGAAGCACACAACGGCGTAACCGATGCACTCGACAGCCGCATCCATGTCATCCGCCCCCACAAAGGCCAGATGGATACGGCCAGAATTCTCCAGCAGCTACTGAAGGGCAGCAAAAACACCACCCGTCAGGGCGAAATTCGTGTTCAGGATGCTTACTCCCTGCGCTGCGTACCGCAGATTCACGGCGCGAGCAAGGACGCGATCAATTTTGTAAAGCAGAAGGTCGAAATCGAGATCAACTCGGTTACCGATAACCCGATTATTTTGAAAGACACCATGGATGCCATCTCCGGCGGCAACTTCCACGGCCAGCCGATGGCGCTTCCCTTTGACTTTTTGGGAATCGCGGTCGCGGAGCTCGCGAACGTTTCTGAACGCCGCATTGAGCGCCTTGTAAACCCCGCACTGAGCGGCCTGCCCGCATTTTTAACCAAAGACGGCGGCGTAAACTCCGGCTTTATGATCGTTCAGTACTCCGCTGCGGCTCTGGTTTCTGAAAACAAGGTTCTGGCGCATCCCGCCAGCGTTGACAGCATCCCTTCCTCCGCAAACCAGGAAGATCACGTCAGCATGGGCACCATCGCGGCGCGCAAGGCCCGCGATATTCTTGGCAACGCCCGCCGTGTTCTGGCTATGGAGCTGATGTGCGCCTGCCAGGCCATCGATATGCGCGGTGACAAGGGCATGGGCGCTGGTACCAAACCCGCCTATGATACCATTCGTTCTCTGGTGACTAAGCTGGAAGAAGACCGCCCGCTGTACGAGGATATTAACCTGTGCGAAAGCACCATCATCGACGGCAGCCTGATTTCTCATGTTGAAAAAGGCGCTTCCGAGATCGAGATGTAA
- a CDS encoding SLC13 family permease, with translation MVLTNPVLIAVVVLLVLCFLRVNVLLALFASAVTAGLVAGMDIQTTMSTFITGIGEDPETALSYVMLGGLAATISYTGVSDILAVKIAKLVNGKSLVFVFFLGFISCFSQNLIPVHIAFIPILIPPLLIVMNKMKIDRRAVACALAFGLRAPYVAIPAGFGLIYHGIISNNMTKNGMEIDKMDVWHYTWPLGIAMLVGFVLVVLFLYRKPREYKNVEGFAVDLDTVDTTMTFKHWAAVIAALVTLVIQLAFGSLPLGALVGLAIMFITKAVKWSDMDKIIDEGVQLMGFIAFVMLASNGFSAVLRDSGGVDQLIQSSLGFIGGNKFLGALVMMLVGMFIVMGTGTSFGTVPVLAVLYVPLCAQLGFSIGATTLLIAAAATIGDTGSPVSDTTLGPTAGLNADGQHDHIWDTCVPTFIASDIPIFALALFAPFLL, from the coding sequence ATGGTTTTAACAAACCCGGTACTGATTGCCGTTGTTGTACTGCTTGTTCTCTGCTTTTTGAGAGTAAACGTTCTGCTGGCTCTCTTTGCCTCTGCCGTTACCGCTGGTCTGGTCGCAGGCATGGACATTCAGACAACAATGTCTACCTTTATCACCGGTATTGGTGAGGATCCCGAAACAGCCCTGTCTTATGTAATGCTGGGCGGTCTGGCCGCTACGATCAGCTACACAGGCGTTTCTGACATTCTGGCGGTGAAAATTGCCAAGCTGGTCAACGGAAAATCACTGGTATTCGTATTTTTCCTTGGCTTTATTTCCTGCTTCTCTCAGAATCTGATTCCTGTACATATCGCTTTCATCCCGATTCTGATTCCCCCGCTGCTGATCGTCATGAACAAAATGAAGATCGACAGAAGAGCTGTGGCCTGCGCCCTTGCGTTTGGTCTGCGTGCTCCTTATGTTGCCATTCCTGCCGGATTTGGTTTGATTTACCACGGCATTATTTCGAACAACATGACCAAAAACGGCATGGAAATCGACAAGATGGATGTTTGGCATTACACCTGGCCCCTCGGCATTGCAATGCTGGTTGGCTTTGTGCTGGTAGTGCTGTTCCTGTATCGCAAACCCAGAGAGTATAAGAACGTGGAAGGCTTCGCGGTTGATCTGGATACCGTTGACACCACCATGACCTTCAAGCATTGGGCTGCGGTTATTGCAGCTCTCGTTACCCTGGTCATCCAGCTGGCATTCGGTTCTCTGCCGCTGGGCGCACTGGTTGGTTTGGCGATTATGTTTATCACCAAGGCAGTCAAATGGTCCGACATGGATAAGATTATTGACGAAGGCGTTCAGCTGATGGGCTTCATCGCATTTGTTATGCTGGCCTCCAACGGCTTCAGCGCCGTTCTCCGCGACAGTGGCGGTGTTGACCAGCTGATTCAGAGCTCTTTGGGCTTCATCGGCGGCAACAAGTTCCTTGGCGCTCTCGTCATGATGCTCGTCGGCATGTTCATCGTAATGGGCACCGGTACCTCCTTCGGTACGGTTCCTGTTCTGGCGGTTCTGTATGTACCGCTTTGCGCACAGCTGGGCTTCAGCATCGGCGCAACCACACTCCTAATTGCTGCGGCTGCTACCATCGGCGATACCGGTTCTCCCGTTTCCGATACCACACTCGGACCGACGGCCGGACTCAACGCGGACGGACAGCACGACCACATTTGGGATACCTGCGTACCAACGTTTATTGCATCCGATATTCCAATCTTTGCTCTGGCGCTCTTTGCACCTTTCTTGCTCTGA
- the thiE gene encoding thiamine phosphate synthase, protein MKPEFDLSLYLVTDRSLMSTPTLEQTVEQAIDGGVTLVQLREKDASSLGFYHTALGLKRLADAKGIPLIINDRVDIALAVDAAGVHIGQEDLPARTVRAILGEDKLLGVSASTLKQAVQAERDGADYLGVGAMFATATKTDAQIVSMEELKKIRAAVSLPIVVIGGIHADTIPLFQGSGIDGFAVVSAIVAAKDISSAARGLKSLVEQQVYLKGK, encoded by the coding sequence ATGAAGCCTGAATTTGATCTCAGCCTGTACCTTGTTACCGACCGCAGCCTGATGAGCACGCCTACACTGGAGCAGACTGTGGAACAGGCGATAGACGGTGGCGTCACGCTGGTGCAGCTCCGTGAAAAAGATGCGTCTTCCCTTGGCTTTTACCACACGGCACTCGGCTTGAAGCGGTTGGCCGACGCAAAGGGAATTCCCCTGATTATTAACGACCGGGTGGATATTGCCCTCGCGGTCGACGCCGCGGGTGTGCATATCGGGCAGGAGGATCTGCCCGCCCGGACGGTTCGCGCCATTCTTGGGGAGGATAAGCTTCTCGGCGTTTCCGCTTCCACGCTGAAGCAGGCCGTTCAGGCCGAGCGCGACGGCGCAGATTATCTGGGCGTGGGCGCCATGTTCGCAACCGCTACAAAAACGGATGCCCAGATTGTTTCTATGGAGGAGTTGAAAAAAATCCGCGCAGCCGTAAGTCTCCCGATCGTTGTGATCGGCGGCATTCACGCAGATACAATCCCTTTGTTTCAGGGCAGTGGCATCGACGGTTTCGCCGTAGTTTCGGCAATCGTCGCCGCTAAGGACATCTCATCCGCGGCCCGTGGCCTGAAAAGCTTGGTGGAGCAGCAAGTCTATCTAAAAGGGAAATAA
- the thiM gene encoding hydroxyethylthiazole kinase — translation MTQREWIQQISGVLEQVRTKKPLVHHITNYVTVNDCANITLAIGASPIMADDLGEAADITAISSALVLNIGTLNERTIESMLAAGKQANKIGIPVVLDPVGAGASELRNRTTKRILEEVKISVLRGNCSEIRFVAGLSAQTKGVDASEEDSKGGPQAGGEIAQAISKRLGCVTAVTGAIDIVTDGTRTLYLKNGVPELSGVTGTGCMCTSLIGSFCGATDDFLSAAAGGILAMSVAGEIAAEKAGNLGSGSFHVAMVDAISRMSTEVLGERAKLDEA, via the coding sequence ATGACTCAGAGGGAATGGATCCAGCAAATCAGCGGTGTTTTGGAGCAGGTTCGCACGAAGAAGCCGCTGGTTCACCACATCACTAATTACGTGACCGTTAACGACTGCGCCAATATTACGCTGGCCATCGGCGCCTCGCCTATTATGGCGGATGACCTTGGAGAAGCGGCAGATATTACCGCGATTTCATCCGCACTGGTGCTGAATATTGGCACACTGAACGAAAGAACGATTGAATCGATGCTCGCAGCGGGAAAACAGGCGAACAAAATCGGGATTCCCGTAGTGCTGGATCCGGTTGGAGCGGGGGCTTCCGAGCTGCGCAACCGCACCACAAAGCGCATTCTTGAGGAAGTAAAAATCAGCGTGCTGCGCGGCAATTGCTCCGAAATCCGGTTTGTTGCCGGGCTGAGCGCCCAGACAAAGGGTGTGGATGCCTCAGAGGAGGACAGTAAGGGCGGGCCGCAGGCCGGGGGAGAGATCGCGCAGGCGATATCGAAGCGGCTTGGCTGTGTTACCGCTGTTACCGGCGCTATCGACATCGTAACGGATGGGACGCGCACGCTGTATTTGAAGAATGGAGTGCCCGAGCTTTCCGGCGTTACGGGAACGGGCTGTATGTGCACCTCTCTGATCGGTTCCTTCTGCGGCGCCACGGATGATTTTCTTTCCGCCGCCGCGGGGGGGATCCTTGCCATGAGCGTTGCGGGGGAAATTGCGGCCGAAAAGGCGGGCAATCTCGGCAGCGGCAGCTTTCACGTCGCAATGGTCGATGCGATCAGCCGAATGAGCACAGAAGTACTGGGAGAGAGGGCGAAGCTCGATGAAGCCTGA
- the thiC gene encoding phosphomethylpyrimidine synthase ThiC, with protein sequence MEFQTQMDAARQGIITKELRQVAQEENIAEQELLELVAGGQVVIPANVRHTALHPYGVGKGLRTKINVNLGVSGDCVDYRVEMEKVRLAEKFGAEAIMDLSNYGKTHTFRQKLIETSPAMIGTVPVYDAVGYLEKDLKEITAQDFLKVVRAHAEEGVDFMTIHAGLNRRAVEIFMRERRQMNIVSRGGSLLFAWMKMTGNENPFYEHYDELLEILHEFDVTISLGDALRPGSIADATDASQIAELTELGSLTKRAWERGVQVLVEGPGHMAMDEIAANMKLEKRLCHGAPFYVLGPLVTDIAPGYDHITSAIGGAIAAANGADFLCYVTPAEHLRLPDLSDVKEGIIASKIAAHAADISKGIKNARQADYRISEARRRLDWEETFQLALDGEKARTYFESVPPEDQHSCSMCGKMCAVRTMNRILEGLDVELMPENK encoded by the coding sequence ATGGAATTTCAAACACAGATGGACGCTGCCCGTCAGGGGATTATTACAAAAGAGCTGCGGCAGGTCGCGCAGGAAGAAAATATCGCGGAGCAGGAGCTGTTGGAGCTGGTAGCCGGCGGTCAGGTCGTTATCCCGGCCAATGTGCGCCATACCGCTTTGCACCCATATGGTGTGGGGAAGGGACTTCGCACGAAAATCAATGTAAATCTTGGTGTTTCCGGTGACTGCGTGGATTACCGGGTAGAGATGGAGAAGGTACGGCTTGCCGAGAAATTCGGAGCCGAGGCCATCATGGATTTGAGCAACTACGGCAAGACACATACCTTCCGGCAGAAGCTGATTGAAACCTCGCCCGCCATGATAGGTACTGTCCCGGTTTACGATGCGGTCGGGTATCTCGAAAAGGATCTCAAAGAGATCACCGCGCAGGATTTTTTGAAGGTGGTGCGCGCCCACGCGGAAGAGGGTGTGGATTTTATGACGATTCACGCCGGGCTGAACCGCCGCGCCGTAGAGATTTTCATGCGGGAGCGTCGGCAGATGAACATTGTGTCGCGCGGTGGCTCGCTTCTGTTCGCATGGATGAAGATGACCGGGAACGAAAACCCGTTCTATGAGCATTACGACGAGCTGCTCGAGATTCTGCACGAATTTGATGTTACCATCAGTCTTGGCGATGCTCTGCGCCCCGGCAGCATCGCAGACGCGACGGATGCTTCGCAGATTGCCGAGTTGACAGAGCTTGGGAGCCTGACAAAGCGTGCATGGGAGCGCGGCGTTCAGGTTTTGGTGGAGGGCCCCGGACACATGGCGATGGATGAAATCGCCGCCAACATGAAGCTCGAAAAGCGGCTGTGTCACGGCGCTCCGTTTTATGTGCTGGGCCCGCTGGTCACAGACATCGCTCCGGGGTATGACCACATTACCTCAGCCATCGGCGGGGCAATCGCGGCTGCAAACGGAGCAGATTTTCTTTGCTACGTTACTCCCGCCGAGCATTTGCGCCTGCCCGATCTGTCCGACGTGAAGGAGGGGATCATCGCATCGAAAATCGCGGCCCACGCAGCGGATATTTCCAAGGGAATCAAAAACGCGCGTCAGGCGGATTACCGCATCAGCGAAGCCAGAAGGCGTCTGGACTGGGAAGAAACGTTCCAGCTTGCGCTCGATGGAGAGAAGGCCAGAACATATTTTGAGAGCGTTCCTCCGGAGGATCAGCACAGCTGCTCCATGTGCGGAAAAATGTGCGCTGTGCGCACCATGAACAGGATTCTGGAGGGGCTCGACGTAGAGCTGATGCCGGAAAACAAATAA
- the thiD gene encoding bifunctional hydroxymethylpyrimidine kinase/phosphomethylpyrimidine kinase: MKKLLTIAGSDCSGGAGIQADLKTFAAHGAFGMSVIVSVVAENTCEVFGVQDISPDMIEKQIDAVFQDIGTDAVKVGMLSKSDCMRAVAKKLREYRPSNVVIDPVMLAKNGCPLMQPDSMDTLIREILPLADLLTPNIPEAEAITGIAVHSPEDMERAAKRIHDMGATGVLVKGGHADGDALDILYDGERFYRFSEERIQTKNTHGTGCTYSSAIACNLASGCSMEEAVRKAKAYVTTAIRHSLAIGKGCGPTHHFYDLYENGLQEREGK, translated from the coding sequence ATGAAAAAGCTTTTGACCATAGCCGGCTCAGATTGCAGCGGCGGCGCCGGAATTCAAGCCGATCTAAAAACCTTTGCAGCGCACGGAGCCTTCGGCATGAGCGTAATTGTTTCCGTAGTGGCGGAAAACACTTGCGAGGTTTTCGGTGTACAGGATATTTCCCCAGATATGATCGAAAAGCAGATCGACGCCGTATTTCAAGACATTGGCACAGACGCGGTCAAGGTCGGGATGCTTTCAAAATCTGACTGCATGCGTGCCGTAGCGAAAAAGCTGCGCGAATACCGGCCAAGTAATGTGGTGATTGACCCCGTAATGCTGGCGAAAAACGGCTGCCCTCTCATGCAGCCGGATTCCATGGATACGCTGATCCGCGAGATTCTGCCGCTGGCCGATCTGCTTACCCCCAATATTCCCGAAGCAGAAGCTATTACCGGTATTGCGGTTCATTCACCGGAGGACATGGAGCGCGCGGCGAAGAGGATTCATGACATGGGAGCAACGGGAGTTTTGGTCAAAGGAGGCCACGCCGACGGCGATGCGCTGGACATTCTGTATGATGGCGAGCGGTTCTACCGGTTCAGTGAGGAGCGAATCCAGACCAAAAACACGCACGGCACGGGCTGTACGTATTCCTCCGCCATCGCCTGCAATCTTGCGTCCGGCTGTTCTATGGAGGAAGCGGTACGAAAAGCAAAAGCGTATGTGACCACCGCAATCCGCCATTCGCTCGCGATCGGAAAGGGCTGCGGCCCCACGCATCATTTTTATGATCTTTATGAGAACGGATTACAGGAAAGAGAGGGAAAATAA
- a CDS encoding aspartate/glutamate racemase family protein — protein MKTIGLLGGMSWESTVTYYQIINEIVKQELGGLHSAKILLYSVDFFEIEKYQADGDWDKSADILSSAARNLEKAGADFIVICTNTMHKVAPQIQSKIAIPIIHIAEATADELKRCNITKIALLGTKYTMTQDFYKEKLIRAGITVLIPDEQEIETINNIIYHELCLGIVSEISKEKYRDIIKALAKRGAQGVILGCTEIGLLIQQQDTDLSVFDTTRIHASKAAMLSIER, from the coding sequence TTGAAAACGATAGGACTGCTTGGCGGGATGAGTTGGGAAAGCACAGTTACTTATTATCAGATTATAAATGAAATCGTAAAACAAGAGCTGGGCGGACTGCATTCCGCAAAGATTCTGCTGTATAGCGTAGATTTTTTTGAAATTGAAAAGTATCAGGCGGATGGTGATTGGGATAAAAGCGCGGATATTCTCTCTTCGGCGGCCCGGAATCTGGAAAAAGCCGGAGCAGACTTCATTGTGATTTGCACTAATACCATGCATAAGGTAGCGCCCCAGATTCAAAGCAAAATCGCTATTCCAATTATTCATATTGCGGAAGCAACAGCAGATGAATTAAAGCGCTGCAATATTACAAAGATCGCATTACTTGGAACCAAATATACAATGACACAGGATTTTTATAAGGAAAAGCTGATACGCGCGGGAATTACCGTTCTTATCCCGGACGAACAGGAAATTGAAACGATAAACAATATTATTTATCATGAGTTATGTTTGGGTATTGTTTCAGAAATTTCAAAGGAAAAGTATCGGGATATTATCAAAGCTCTTGCCAAGCGCGGCGCTCAAGGTGTTATTCTCGGCTGCACGGAAATCGGGCTGCTGATTCAGCAGCAGGATACTGACCTGTCTGTTTTTGATACGACCAGAATTCACGCGTCAAAAGCCGCAATGTTATCCATAGAAAGATAA
- a CDS encoding AAA family ATPase, protein MPTISFELLQTPRVLLDGQQVLLPFKKAEALLYCLALKKTISREQAANLLWDSDDSQVAKKNLRHTLYTIKKTFDLELIVSPKKHLLTLNPELSYDIDYDNFMKNHDFSLCDGELMQGFSLKNADVFENWLDMERTELKEYYLRQLYDSMIHTVGKDVPETESLFAKYVKKDPLDERVYQLMMECYQRNGLYYKGIKVYQNISKLLNTELRIAPCAELAQLHRELLSAWTESSTEEPEQPMVHVIGRKEEMQYLMKSYRSFLLGTPTAIFVLGDNGVGKTYLINHFFDSIGEDSCIVLKTICFQEEREFILQPWNTIMLQLEQHIRSQNITVPANYMNHINTLFPLFGDRPLSVQVPEDIMISYNYRTTRNSVLKLFSLVGEETPIILFFDNIQFMDNLSLELLSLIIRERNPNIMCICTCLDVQPPPLQKQINALLREKFATQLLLEPFSEQVVKDIIADRLGPDALNDQIIRHIYQDSEGNGFFLDLLMSYLTQDSSASGHMPSNPQDILLARLEELSTDSRQLLDTISVCPESITLDIVEYIFNRNTLEIIELTDDLKQRSLIREKVSDGQIRFQFRHAKMQDFVHSQLSPSKRRLLHARVANYYEQASELIRNNSWYQRVIYHYAQAGNDPKVLQYKILSLSDYSRFNYELYPILQLQKDSALKAPKQLTKYFDELTTELIRLYNYQPNVLDFAEIETWLYLVIGKYCISQGQYKKGLEAIHRSLTHTEYLEVHPQIHISCLRQLTFYGIQVGDTELMCENIQKSMEIAKENRLVIDYAIECRLQGLYLLMCGRYDESREQLNQAINRFESASLDAQNYVLNLAACYNYLGEVERKQQNFERSLEYYDRALEICSDRKYPKNPTFYSNQARALLAMGKKEQAADRFFTANKLYDASSILVGRGITKSYCALLYAAEGNFKDSKSLLAEAERHAQMLASPMSLGILERIKAILIKNYPEEFADVIPEGFEACCANAEKHMEHLPGAYELYLPLELADTTL, encoded by the coding sequence ATGCCGACTATTTCTTTTGAGCTTTTGCAGACTCCAAGAGTTTTGTTAGACGGGCAGCAGGTTTTGCTTCCGTTTAAAAAGGCAGAAGCGCTGCTGTATTGCCTGGCCCTGAAAAAGACAATTTCAAGAGAACAGGCGGCGAACCTGCTGTGGGATTCCGACGATTCTCAGGTAGCCAAAAAGAATCTGCGCCATACGCTTTATACCATTAAAAAGACGTTTGATCTGGAATTGATTGTATCACCGAAAAAACATCTGCTCACGCTAAACCCAGAGCTTAGTTACGATATCGACTACGATAACTTCATGAAGAATCATGATTTTTCTCTGTGTGACGGTGAGCTGATGCAGGGCTTCAGCCTAAAAAACGCGGATGTGTTTGAAAACTGGCTGGATATGGAGCGAACAGAGCTCAAGGAATATTATCTGCGCCAGCTGTACGACAGCATGATCCACACCGTGGGAAAGGATGTTCCTGAAACGGAATCGCTGTTTGCCAAATACGTAAAGAAAGATCCGCTGGACGAGCGTGTCTACCAACTGATGATGGAATGCTACCAGAGAAACGGCCTGTATTATAAGGGAATTAAGGTGTATCAAAACATCAGCAAGCTGCTCAACACTGAGCTTCGCATCGCACCATGCGCCGAGCTGGCTCAATTGCACCGCGAGCTGCTCAGTGCGTGGACAGAATCGAGCACCGAGGAGCCCGAGCAGCCGATGGTACACGTGATCGGCCGCAAGGAGGAAATGCAATACTTAATGAAATCGTACCGCTCCTTTTTGCTCGGTACCCCAACGGCCATTTTTGTTCTGGGTGATAATGGGGTCGGGAAAACGTACCTCATTAATCATTTTTTCGACAGCATCGGCGAGGATTCCTGCATCGTGCTGAAAACCATCTGCTTTCAGGAGGAGCGGGAGTTTATCCTCCAGCCCTGGAACACCATTATGTTGCAGTTGGAGCAACACATCCGCAGCCAAAATATCACGGTTCCTGCAAACTACATGAACCACATCAACACATTGTTCCCGCTGTTCGGTGACCGCCCTCTTTCGGTGCAGGTTCCGGAGGATATCATGATTTCCTACAACTACCGCACCACCCGCAACAGTGTGCTCAAGCTGTTTTCTCTCGTGGGGGAGGAAACGCCCATCATCCTGTTTTTCGACAATATTCAGTTTATGGATAACCTCAGTCTGGAGCTGCTCTCGCTGATTATCCGGGAGCGCAATCCCAATATTATGTGCATCTGCACCTGTCTGGATGTGCAGCCGCCGCCGTTGCAAAAGCAGATCAACGCACTGCTGCGCGAAAAGTTCGCCACCCAGCTTTTGCTCGAGCCCTTCAGCGAGCAGGTGGTTAAGGATATTATCGCCGACCGCCTGGGGCCGGACGCGCTGAACGATCAGATCATCCGCCATATTTATCAGGACTCAGAGGGCAACGGCTTTTTCCTTGACCTGCTCATGAGCTACCTGACTCAGGATTCGAGTGCGTCCGGGCATATGCCGTCGAACCCGCAGGACATTCTGCTCGCCCGGCTGGAGGAGCTTTCCACCGATTCGCGGCAGCTGCTCGACACCATTTCGGTCTGCCCCGAATCCATCACGCTCGACATCGTCGAATATATCTTCAATCGCAACACGCTGGAGATCATAGAATTGACGGACGACCTCAAACAGCGCAGCCTGATTCGCGAGAAAGTGTCTGACGGGCAGATTCGCTTCCAGTTCCGCCATGCGAAAATGCAGGATTTCGTCCATTCGCAGCTTTCGCCCTCCAAGCGCAGGCTGCTGCACGCCCGTGTTGCCAATTATTACGAGCAGGCATCGGAGCTGATCCGTAACAACAGCTGGTATCAGCGCGTGATTTATCATTACGCACAGGCCGGCAATGACCCGAAGGTGCTGCAATATAAAATCCTGAGTCTTTCCGATTACTCCCGCTTTAATTATGAGCTGTACCCGATTCTGCAGCTGCAGAAGGATTCAGCCCTGAAAGCGCCGAAGCAGCTGACCAAATATTTTGACGAGCTGACCACGGAGCTGATCCGTCTGTATAACTATCAGCCGAACGTTCTGGATTTTGCCGAAATAGAAACGTGGCTGTATCTGGTAATTGGAAAATACTGTATTTCACAGGGCCAATACAAAAAAGGCCTGGAGGCGATTCACCGTAGCCTGACCCATACCGAATATTTGGAGGTACACCCGCAGATTCATATTTCGTGCCTGCGCCAGTTGACTTTTTATGGGATTCAGGTTGGGGATACGGAGCTGATGTGCGAAAATATTCAGAAGAGCATGGAAATTGCAAAAGAAAACCGTCTTGTGATCGACTATGCAATTGAATGCCGCCTTCAGGGGCTGTATCTGCTCATGTGCGGCCGATACGATGAAAGCCGAGAGCAGTTGAATCAGGCCATCAATCGGTTCGAATCCGCCTCCTTGGACGCTCAGAACTACGTTTTGAATTTAGCGGCTTGCTATAATTATCTGGGAGAGGTGGAGCGCAAGCAGCAGAATTTTGAACGCTCGCTTGAATACTACGACCGTGCGCTTGAAATTTGCAGTGACCGCAAATACCCCAAGAATCCTACGTTCTATTCCAATCAGGCGAGGGCGTTGCTTGCGATGGGAAAGAAGGAGCAGGCAGCCGACCGTTTCTTCACCGCAAACAAGCTGTACGATGCTTCGAGCATTCTGGTGGGTCGCGGAATTACCAAGTCTTATTGCGCGTTGCTGTATGCGGCAGAGGGAAACTTTAAGGACTCCAAATCCCTGCTGGCTGAGGCGGAAAGGCACGCACAAATGCTTGCTTCTCCCATGTCTTTGGGCATTCTTGAGCGGATTAAGGCGATCCTGATCAAGAATTATCCGGAGGAGTTTGCTGACGTCATTCCGGAGGGCTTTGAAGCCTGCTGCGCAAACGCCGAAAAGCACATGGAGCATCTGCCGGGGGCCTATGAGCTGTATCTGCCGCTGGAGCTGGCCGACACAACGCTTTAA